TCTGGGTGATGGCTATAAAGGCCAAAACAAACCTATAGAGAAAGACGGACGGGGGAGAATAATGACTTTTAAATGTGTTACGGGATGAGTACGATTGAAAGAAATGTCTCACCATTTCCAATGAGTTTGACGCTTGAATGGGGAAGTTGAGGAATCTAGTATTcctattttaagattaaaataaaaaaagatgtcGATTTCATGCATCTGGCAACATCCCctaaaatctaaattttagCATAGCTGAtggttgttttgaattttgaatgcTCCAAAATGTGAAAtcattctggaaaaaaaaagaatcttatTGACAGCTTTTTCATTTGTTGAACATCAATtaattatgatatataatacatgtattaaatttgcTTATTCCTAGCCATAAAATAAACGTAAGAATGGGGTTAAGCTCTAACTTACAAGTTAAAGTTATGCAAATTGCCATCAACGCTAAATAATACCATACTGGTATTTgaccaatcaataaaaaataaaaaaaataagcaaacaaaACCCCACACTGGTAATTGTCTAAACAAAATGTTTGGGCTATTATTATGAGAATATGCTGACGAGGTGTCCTTTATGACGTTTACTCGTGAGATAGGTAACATCAGTGCACGAACAAACTGATTTTTGTATAAGTTTAATCCTTTatcaatttatgataaaaacgTTATCTACATCTTTCACAAACTAGAAGTAATTTATACGAAACGTAGCAGCAAAACCCCTAAATTACAATACTAGACTAGTCATTTAATTCTGCTCATGTATTGATAAACTTAAAGTTACTACCAATCTGTTGTAGCAAGTACTCTAAACTGTAATACCAACATTATCAGAACGCACACATGTATTGGTTAAGGTAAGTGATCTCGACAATCAAGTACAATGCAGACAGACTGTGAGACtttttgcaattttgtttaGTGATTCAGTTTGATATGAGGACCAAATACTAGTACTAAACTCAAGAATATTCAAAAGCcagaaaatatttgattgtcTTGAAGGATAACATAAACCCTTATTTAGTCATATGTgagaatatttttcataaaaatgttgacATTGATTTTGAAGAGCATAAGTATTAACTATAGAAAGATTTGTAAcagtctacatgtatataaaattcgGTTGTATGGCGGTAGATGGCTGACTACATAgcattttctttttactttgaCTTTTCATGTATGCgtaaaacaaaagttttatgacaaaaacagaaaatatgtatataaaatatattagataCCATTAACCTAAAaagatatcaataaaaattcatttaccaaaaaaataaaataaaaggaacATTCATATAAAGATATACTgtagcgatgtcaaagtcgtaatacaaccatacccgtctcgtcgtcaggggtgaaatttaacgaggcgaaataacgcggtacccttttatgtcgtttgttttgttagcaaattttgtattaaaggcgaggaattaatatccgcgtaaaatcgcgagaagcaactctcgcggattttaaaatctcattattatttttcagacagtttaattataacaaaaaattgtgctcgcgattttatattctcactatatgatacaaaacagtggaatcgcgaaattaagtactcccgtaaaataaggaatttacagtatctaCATCCTCTAAGCATGATCCCCTCTATTTCCCACACATATTGATAGTAATTCACAGTTCTTTAGAAGCTGACAGGACTTAAATCTACACGACACAGTTCTTACCAGTTATCGATTCATCAAAACCTGCAGCAACTtcagaaaaatcacggactgcatgacatcagactcaaattcccatttgAAACGAtttggctatttcttttatctaGCGTTCTGATATACATTAATTTAacaacaatttatctattttttaccTTCCTTTTACAATCAAATCATTCATctggtttttaaaaatgtaaatataagcataaaaatgttttctatgATGATTTATATGCAAGTTATGAAGGAATTAATAGCTATCATTACAGAAAATTTACATACCCGCTAACGcggataatgtatttttttcaatttagctacatgtaccttcatATTCCGTATGAATCagcaaagaaagcattttaaaatttacatatgatattTGAGCTGCTTTTTTCATGCTGAATTGCAAGACTGAAAgtaataaatttctttaaatgatttctgaataaaaaaaatgttattgcaAAGCCAGCGTGGGCTTCCatgtacttcagtactttgattctaatATACAAAGTAGTTATTGAATGACTGCAGCACTAAATTGGTTATGATTCAATTTGCGACACTACATTTGGAAACAATATGATTTAGCAAACAATTGAGAGGACTTTAAAGTTCTAATATTCAATGTTATGTCATTGTAAGAGACGATCTTAACAGAATTCACGATAATTTTGCTGTTCGTAATAATGTTAGCTGCCACTAGCGAGGCAGGCGTTTGGGATTCGGAACCAATTTTTCAGATACCGCCGTCTCACAAACATCTTATCTTGATTTGCTTTAGAATAAGCGATACGACAAATCACATGATTTTTAGaatattcaatttcttttccccattttttttctccagTTTAAAACTCATGAAAAACCACGTCGTATGAAATCTTCTGATTGTTAGAATAAAACCCATTTAATTAAAGAAGAATCTGCAACAGTTTTAGAAATgtaggaaaatattttgaatgtatgGCCCTGTTTTTCTTCTTCCTGAATTTCCTCTGTAATCCCAATCAACAGAGACCCATTATAACCTTATTCACTATCTTCAGATTGAATTCCGTAACTTGATTTGTTTAACCATACGACGAATTTTACTATGTAAGATATAGGCGTGCTCATAGGAGAAAACACACAAACTACAAAAGCGTGTTTTTTCCTAGTATAGAATTTTTCCTTacccttttttgttttgtttttttgttttttttatttttttagaaaaatagtttttggaAAGCCTTTTGGAAAAGAAACTACAATACAATGTAGTAGACTCCTCTCTCCCGCCAAATTAGAAATAACaagaatatttctttaaaagatatCATAATCACTAGTCTTTTTTCTCAAGTATTTTAAACCATCGTATTAAACAGCATATACCGAATGAAAAATAAGGGTGGTATCTActtataaacttttaaaagcaatattctgtttaaaggggcatgttcacgatttttgtcaaattttatttttatgtttttattatttgcaatgctttaggaatgcatttctaatttcCAACGAAATTTGGGTGCAAGTCGTTGAGtttacagggcttacaattcttcgtcatgtaaacaaggctcgtgccctgtttttgtttacataggttcaaaataccattaaaatctttttaaagctggtttgtctatctaattattcattttaagcataaataaacagttcataaCACATTAACACATTcaatttaggtctaaaactggaattttcacttcaacattcaaaatgtaaacaaacgttttgtttgcaaagcgaagaattgtaagctctgtaactcgcttataactcataaaatgacactcaaattttggttgcctattaaaaatgccttactgaagcattgtaaacattaaaatcgaaaaaataatttttgaccaaaatcgtgaccatgcccctttaaattatTGCGCtttattaaaggggcatggtcacgattttggttaaaaattagttttccgattttaatatttacaatgcttccgAAAGGCATTATTAATTGGCAAcagaaatttgagtgtcatttgttgaattATAAACGAGTTACAGGGCTTGAAATTCTCCGctgtgtaaacaaagcgtttgtttacattttgaacgttgaataaaaatttgaagtttAAAACCTATAACAAGTGTTTTaaatgttaggaactgtttttctatgcttaaaataaataaaaagatagacaaataatcttgaattttttttttactggtatattgaacctatgcaaacaaaaacagggcacgagccttgtttacatgacaaagaatcgtgagccctgtatcttgcttataactctacgaatgactctcaaatcttattcgatcattagaaatgcatttctaaagcattgtaaataataaaaacataaaaatagaatttgaccaaaatcgtgaccatgcccctttaaattagAGCTTTAATTAGGAAAGACCAAATTTAATTGTCATATGGGAAACTATACTGATGCAAACGCAATTTATCCGGTGGGAACGttggaaataaaattttgtatactTCTCATagtgatttttagctcaccgataCGAAGTCAAAGGGAGCTTATGCTACACCCCaagcgtcggcgtccggacctagttaaagtttttgttgcaggtcctgtttgtaagttattacttgtcctattttcaccaaacttgcatggatgatgcatctggacctacttatgaaCTTGAAAGACTTGGGTGCTCAATCTGAATcctgaatttcagatgctggagaaggtttttggagcaggttaaagtttttggtgcatgtgccctttgatagcaatatctaagtaacTGCTGGTCCTAACGtaaccaaacttgcatggatagtgtgttttatgatactgatgcacctgacaggcttgaatgctggatctaagtttcggatgctgaaggagATTAAGGTTGTTAGAGCTGGTTatagtttttggtgcaggtgccctttgatgactatatcttagttactactggtcctaacttcactaaacttgcatggatggttcatcttatgatactgatgcaccagacaggcatGAATgatgaatctgagccataggtttcggatgctgaagaaggttaatttttttggaacaggtcacatgtttaataggaAAAAGTACCATTTTTGATTTGCATAGTTgataaaactataaaataaatgaatctcagaggtagcttcagatgcaaagcctgatctccattatcaaggatgctaaaaatatatcttagttattattggTCCTGACTTCATCAATCTCGCATGGTGTgttttatgatactgatgcatctgacaggcttgaatgctgaatctgagccataggtttcgtatgctggatgaggtttagttttttggaacaggtcacgtgttttatagaaaataactttctttagaaagtgtgGGTATAATAAATGATTCGTAGAGGTAGCtttagatgcagagcctgatctccatcatcaaggatgctaaaaaaaatctCCTTCCTGACTCAAACCTgtttgatagatgtgtttgttgctaaatgatataacatgctTCGTATGATATGgttttgtatgatatgatacattattgtttaatatgatacaatattaaatCGTATGTACGATCTGatattgtatctttttttttcatattcaataatatgatattttttcatgatattgttatgtctAGTATtgaatattatgatacaatgttgtatgatataatattgtatcattaatctattattttatcacatgatacttttagatattattttgcaatatcttatattgtatcatatgatacgatattgtttataacataatatcgtatcatatgatattgtataatatgatattggtttatatattatatcattatatcacatggaattgtattatatgatatcgtaatatataatattgtatcgtTTGATAcaatttgtataatatgatatgtattatatcatattttaatatatcacatgctattgtttcatatgatatgatgcaatgttatatcaaattattttatatcatatgatacaatattatgtatcacatatgatacagtatcatacaataatcatactatattatacaatatgaaaTCTTGATGTACAATTATGTGATGTATAATGtgatttgatattgtatcatataatactatattgtttcatatataataagttttatgatattgtattatgtgatcaaatacaaaataatataaaaaacaatacaatgtcatataatgttttacaatatcatatctcatcattatttattacggtattttattgtattattttatatatattgtaagtatgataggatgtaatattgtattttatattattgtattgataagcaatgtatcttataatatcgtatgaaatgaacatatgattatcatacaattttttaacagatgatatacgatattgtgtcaaaacagaatccatgaatatccaagatcattaagtatgatattcatataatatgataaaggtggtctcataaaggtgatgtctcatataaaggtgatgccttgTCTCgatgagctttgtaatctgtgattacctatgctTTATCTGTTTTTTCACCCAAATTGCTagattaaaatcttaaaaagtttttatatacTAGTTTAGAGGCAATATATATCGTAAAGTACCAGTCAATTTATGATAGAGTAAACTTTGtcaaacaaaatggctgccaatatggcggcgcctaTGAGCTGGAAGAAAAACTTTAACTGTTAGTAGCCCtgattcaattttcattttttaaaaagtatcttcttttaattttttatatacataaatatgcGCTTGGTATAAGGTCTCTCATTTACATCAACttggaataaaattgtttttattgtataaatggCCTCTCTTCGATTTAAAAGACGTGCAAGCATTAGCAAATCCATAATTTTATCTGGCGTCTGTCACATAATTTAAATGGCGACCGTCAGATATTTATTTGGCGGTCGCCAGATAATAATTTTGCGCCCGCAAGATAAAATATTCTTTCCAACTAGCACCAACGTGCTTTCTTATAATATCATCCACTTTGATCTTATAACAATCGCAAGGCCAAAGAAATTGCGATTGCTTACAATAAATGCATAAACtttgtatagaaaaatatttttatttatcgttTCATTCAGTTTTAAAGTTTAACGAGAAGATAGCATGCTatctaagaaaataaaaataaaaattagacTTCAAGATTTCAAACATTGGAAGTCCATTAATGTTTTCAtgtaacataaaaaatattgataattcatGAACCTGatacaataattataatttttgtacCATAAGAATAGATAAATTAAAGGAATCAATAACAATACAACagtcattttcattttaaaagtttttcaaaaattcaatacaGATTTATCAATGCACGGATTAAATCTTGGGGTTTCTGAGGTAAAAACCAATGATAAGAGAACCAACTGATTACATTTCATTGAATCTCATTCCCTGCCACTCCAGTCGCAAAGAGGTTACATTGTTGTCCTGCTAGTTATTTTCCCACCATGAGAAACTCGCCAGTGTTTTCCTGTTGTATTTTGTCGTAAGATGGAATCCGACTCATATTCGTTCTGGACACGCTTGAACCACCATTCACGTAAAAAGACGCATCACTCTTTACTCGCCGCATGTACAGACACCGAAACAATGACAGAAAGCCTTGTCTAAAGTTTCTGTTCATGAAACAGTACGTCACGGGATTACAACACGTGGACACGTACGCTAGGAGATTCAAAAACATTAAACCTTCACCGGAAAGATATTTCTTAACACTAACTGGGTTAACTATTAACCAAGTCTGAAAAACGAAAAATGGTGTCAAACACAAGAAAAACTCAAAAACTAACGCGAACAGCATCTTAATGACCCGCTTCTTAGCGGCTCTACTTTTTTCTCCATTTGTTTGTCGAATTCCTCCGCGTAGATTTATTCGACATGATTTTCCATTTTGTCTTAAAGTCTCAcacgattttaatttttttgtggaGAAAATTGGAGTTCCATTTGATGATGAAGTATCGTCAATTCGAAGAAAAGATGAAGTTTCATCGTCAATAGGTTTTCGTGTGCCATTTCTTGCCTCTGAAATAAAGACAcgaattatttaaatgtttgcatACTAAACTGCTATgacattttcttaatataacGATAATTTAAGGCTTTATGAtgtgtatatattatattgatttGTACCTTTAAAAAACccttaaaaacaaaatcctgatacatttcaaaattaagCGTGCAATGGACAAAAACACATTTGTAGCGAAATTCATGGATATTTTTCTTACCCATCTCGCTTTTTTGGTCGAGTTTCATTCCAGACCACAGAGTAATGCTGATCATTCCATAGGCCAGACTCATGATGATGAGGGGAATAGCCAGTAAGAGGATGGGAAGCATGATGCTGTACGCGTTCTCAAAGTCAGGGTTCGACCACTCCTCCCGGCACGTACTTACACCTGCCCCCTGATACACCCTGTGCTTGGTGTGGATAGGGACCGGAAGGATGACCACGAGCGCCGATGTCCAACAGACGGCGATGATTTTGTAGGAGTGTGATAACGTCTGCCACGATCTGGACTTTAAGGGTCTGCAGATGGCGAAGTATCGCTCCAAAGACAATGCAACCAGAGTGAAGCAGCTCACGGCAATAGACACACCTAGTACAAAGCAGAGATATCATTAATGGAATAGCGATTGAGACACACAAACAGACGGACAAACTGACGGACATGAATTCATTTTCTTAGACTCaaacatatttgtttgtttacgtTAAGAGATATATGAATCTTGAAACACTTTTGTGTTCCTCAATTAACTCGGTTAACTGATATATTGTTAACCGTTTTGAAGAAGCTAGATGTAACAGATGATCCTCctgaatatcatttataaattatgttaTGGTGCACTAAATCGTGTGTAAAATTGAAAGGAAGTAATACAATCCAGATTCCAACGCTTGTGGTGGAAAACATCATAACAGCTGACCCACAATCAAGATAATGGTATAATGGTGAAAACCAACCAATACAAAATAGCAATAAACAATCTTAGTGAGTCtggacttttttttatatgatatgtaattacattataaatataagGATCCTATAAAAAGAGGTTTAGGTACTGATATCATAGTATATCCTGCGGTCACGTAGTGTAATGATGTCATGGTATATCCTGCGGTCACCTAGTGTACCTATTTCATAGTATATCCTGCGGTCACGTAGTGTACTGATATCATAGTAAATCCTGCGGTTACGAAGTGTACTGATATCATAGTATATCTTGCGGTCACGTAGTGTACTTATATCATGGTATATCCTGCGGTCATGTAGTGTACTTATATCACAGTATATCTTACGGTCATGTAGTGTACTAATATCATAGTATATCCTGCGGTCACCAAGTGTACTGTTATCATAGTATATCCTGCGGTCATGTAGTGTAGGTAGATCATAGTACATCCTGCGGTCACCTAGTGTACTTATATCATAGTATATCCTGCGGTCACCTAGATAAGTAAATCTCGATAACTCGAACTTCGGGGGACCATGAttaaacttcgagagatcaagagttcgagagatcgatagtttaaaaaaatccggAAAATTTTGTTCCGGTCATTTTGGTTCTAAAATTATAGTAGCcggaaatttatatttataacatggaAGGATAGTCTGACATGATTTCAGTcgtattttctgctacattacttcaatttaaacaatacagaacTTACTTGTGTGGTTATTAAGTGTATTTTTTCAcgttaaaaaactttaaagcataatatgttttcttaatcattacgttagaatattttaaataaagagcaTTTACCGTAACATTCACaagttgttgaaattaataGATCACTTACAAATTACTTATCTACCCTTTGAAGGAAGCAATGGGTAGTGTCACTTACGTAATCAACCAATTAACACTACCACGCTAGCCCCCAGGAGTTCACTCAACCATCCAGGTAAGGTCTACATGGAGCTATAATAATACGCTTGGTCGGCCGCGTGTGTACACAGCAATCACTTCGAGTTATCAagagtgaaaaacaatgaaatatgtataacaGGACCCAGGTtttacttcgagagatcaagaacttcgagagatcggAGTTCGAGTAAATTTCgatcaagagtaaatttgcttagttatatagagaaaaaaatcggGACCGTGAGttcacttcgagagatcaagaacttcgagagatcgaagttcgagccatcgagtGTCACCTGTATATCTTGCGGTCACCTAGTGTACTTATATCATAGTATACCCTGCGGTCACCTAGTGTATTGATATCATAATATATCCTGCGGTCACCTAGTGTTCTGATATCATAGTATATCCTGCAGTCATGTAGTGTACTTATATCAAGGTATATCCTGCGGTCACCTAGTGTACCGATATCATAGTATATCCTGCGGTCACCTAGTGTATTGATATCATAGTATATCCTGCGGTCATGTAGTGTACTTATATCATAGTATATTCTGCGGTCACCTAGTGTATTGATATAATATATCCTGCGGTCACCTAGTGTATTGATATCATAATATATCCTGCGGTCACCAAATGTACTGATATCATAGTATATCCTGCGGTCACGTAGTGTACCGACGGTAACGTTCTCTTGATATTAGCGACACGGCATAGATTTATTGGTCTCCTACCGGTGAAACCCGATGAACTATAGtctttatgtcatttttgaaatttgttccAAAAGAGACATCTGTGTGTCCGTTCAACAATTAATGTAAAGATGCAACATGTAGTTATCATTTTAGAAAGTTCTTGTAAATTTTCAAGTATGATGGAAGGTTGTGACCTACCTGATGCAATATTCACAAATCCATAAGTGATTTTAGAGTACGTTAATATAATATAGAGTACGCCAATATTCCTTACAATATTGAAGAATAGTGTTATAATGTGTAGGACATAACCATTATATCTGACACCTGACACTTCTATACCTTAAATTTCCCTTTTATGAAGCATGTGATATTGTAGAGATTTGTTTATCATAGCatacatatcttttttttctattttcagtataatatttcaatttaatataagGCCCATTAACAACTCATAACCTCGTCATGACTTGTCCACGTTTGCTATGCGTTATCACAGACACAATGCACTCTCCTgtagtgttacatgtataaaccctAATTGAGCGTCAAATCATGTTTGATTTACCATTAATGATTTAGCTATCGGCGAACTATACATCAAAACAAGTCTTTCgtttagaatattttttcattttttgtaattaattaacattcgcgaaaaatgaaataatataaattaacTTTACTAACGTCAAGCAAAGGTGTAGATAGAACCAACCTTACACACTTTTAGAGACAGGTTGgttggaatttttaaaataaattgatgaaATATGGTAGGTATGTTCCTTAAGACAGCCTGGTGTAAATTTAATCACAGCAGAGATTTGCACTGTTGTGTTCTTAATGGATTATTTAGTGGTGCAATAAAATGAATACGAATCAAGTCAGTACGGCGGATAAATGGGTGCGAATTCAAAGTTTTCCGACGAACCATTGCAGGCCAATTTTAATCTAACCGAATTCAAATCAACACGAGGCgtgaaataccggtatttcttatccatttaaataatttttgaaataaaagaattatgCACAGTGCTGTGTATAATGCTATGTAGATTAGGTATCAATTTGTTACATCAAGCGATATTAGATTTCAGATTACGTTACGCATTATCAACAACAGACAAGGGATTGCAAAAATTCCAAAGTTGTTTTAACCTTAATTCTTTAACGCTTTTGTGCCGATTTCACTGCGTAAACAACATTTTACACGATTTCTTTCGACTTCAAGGCGTCCCggtaaatattaaaaagttttcaaagtgCATCAAATGGAATTGAATTTGTACGGGAAAAGTAAAACAAAGTACGGTTACACGGGGCAATGTTATCAGAAGCACTCAtcataatatgaaatttaaattatttattgagTCAGactttaaattgattttgatcaaaacaatataaacttcaaaaaaacaaagaaaggtTTTGAATTAATAGTTTCGTCCGAAGTATAACCTAGGAAAACACGGGAGATTCATCCAGAGATTGTATGAAATATCCAACCTGATTACCCGTGTTAAGCAGTATAATGTACAGATCTCCCGATATCCCCCGATGAATAATGTTTCTTTTGCAAACTCTCTTGTTTTACCTCAATCTTacattttattctaaaataTCTTCGCATTACTCGAATTCCTCTAACATcttaaaatcaatgtatttcCCTTCGTTAGAACTTTAATCCATAAAACTTGATTaagtgtatatatttttcagaaCAAGAATTAAACTTGCGAACAGTTTCTcggtaattaaaaaaagtttacacaAGTATAGTACACATGATTTGTAGTTGTGTGCAAGATACCAAAATGTATTCACTGAAAAGTAACTTTCCAAAAAGTACTTTAGATTTATTCTTGGACTGAACGGTTCCTTAAAATAGTCTAAACTAACTATTTAAAATCTCTTactaaaaatatatgcattctGTTTCCACGAAATTAACTACGACGTGTGGCAAAAAAATCGAGAAAAATTATCTGTCTTATTACCAGAAATCAAATCAGGGACGAGACATCCTCTACCAATCTCACATAGAGCATTATGCTACAGCTTCAGATACAAA
The nucleotide sequence above comes from Magallana gigas chromosome 2, xbMagGiga1.1, whole genome shotgun sequence. Encoded proteins:
- the LOC105339038 gene encoding cholecystokinin receptor type A, which gives rise to MNFSDCMNFSTTITMINFENCSTWNDTFLEMTSDQNGSTRVRPPVGKWSPPPLTNLELVVVPLYILIFCLAVIGNILVILTLVQNKRMRTVTNVLLLNLAVSDLLLAVFCMPFTVIPMLMRNFIFGGIVCIMIRYFQGVSIAVSCFTLVALSLERYFAICRPLKSRSWQTLSHSYKIIAVCWTSALVVILPVPIHTKHRVYQGAGVSTCREEWSNPDFENAYSIMLPILLLAIPLIIMSLAYGMISITLWSGMKLDQKSEMEARNGTRKPIDDETSSFLRIDDTSSSNGTPIFSTKKLKSCETLRQNGKSCRINLRGGIRQTNGEKSRAAKKRVIKMLFALVFEFFLCLTPFFVFQTWLIVNPVSVKKYLSGEGLMFLNLLAYVSTCCNPVTYCFMNRNFRQGFLSLFRCLYMRRVKSDASFYVNGGSSVSRTNMSRIPSYDKIQQENTGEFLMVGK